The Cystobacter fuscus DSM 2262 genome has a segment encoding these proteins:
- the tmk gene encoding dTMP kinase — translation MSDARRRGLLIVLEGLDGAGTTTQVERLAAALKAEGHSVLTTREPSDGPVGVLIRQALTGRVVLPGGAGPLAPETLALLYAADRTDHLRARVLPALEAGQVVLSDRSVLSSLAYQGASLPMEWVEAINSHAIPADLTLFVQVSIEVAARRRAARGGPEELFDAEEKQRRISQQYEAAIALRGAREHVVRIDGDASVEAVTAACLARVRELLAREPGRAPVR, via the coding sequence GTGTCCGACGCTCGCCGACGCGGCCTGCTCATCGTCCTGGAAGGACTCGACGGCGCGGGCACCACCACCCAGGTGGAGCGGCTGGCCGCGGCCCTCAAGGCCGAGGGTCATTCCGTCCTCACCACGCGCGAGCCCTCGGATGGGCCGGTGGGGGTGCTCATCCGTCAGGCCCTCACGGGTCGGGTGGTGCTCCCCGGCGGCGCGGGGCCCCTGGCGCCCGAAACGCTCGCGTTGCTCTACGCGGCGGACCGGACGGATCACCTGCGCGCCCGGGTGCTGCCCGCGTTGGAGGCGGGGCAGGTGGTGCTCAGTGACAGGTCCGTGCTCTCGTCGCTCGCCTACCAGGGCGCGTCACTGCCCATGGAGTGGGTGGAGGCCATCAACTCGCACGCCATCCCCGCGGACCTGACGCTCTTCGTGCAGGTGTCCATCGAGGTGGCGGCGCGGCGCCGGGCGGCACGCGGCGGGCCGGAGGAGCTCTTCGACGCGGAGGAGAAGCAGCGCCGCATCTCCCAGCAGTACGAGGCCGCCATCGCCCTGCGGGGCGCGCGCGAGCACGTGGTGCGCATCGACGGGGATGCCTCCGTGGAGGCGGTGACCGCGGCGTGCCTGGCGCGCGTGCGGGAACTGCTCGCGCGCGAGCCCGGGCGGGCGCCGGTACGCTAG
- a CDS encoding protein-L-isoaspartate(D-aspartate) O-methyltransferase yields the protein MSDRELAEFLGRQGITDARVLEAIRSLRRADFVPEELQDLAGQDSPLPIGHGQTISQPFIVAYMTQALALEPGERVLEIGTGSGYQAAVLSRLGVEVYTVEVLPELAWPARERLERLGLGNIHFRVGDGTAGWPEEAPFDAILGTAAPERLPPALYEQLRPGGRLLLPVGARTGHQELIRVTKPLEGGAPQVEALLAVRFVPMTSSLPETLPH from the coding sequence GAACTCGCGGAGTTTCTGGGGCGGCAGGGCATCACCGATGCGCGGGTGCTGGAGGCGATCCGGAGCCTGCGCCGGGCGGATTTCGTCCCCGAGGAGCTTCAGGACCTGGCGGGACAGGACAGCCCCCTGCCCATCGGCCATGGGCAGACCATCAGTCAGCCCTTCATCGTGGCGTACATGACGCAGGCGCTGGCGCTCGAGCCCGGGGAGCGGGTGTTGGAGATTGGCACCGGCTCGGGCTACCAGGCGGCGGTGCTCTCGCGGCTGGGCGTGGAGGTCTACACGGTGGAGGTCCTGCCCGAGCTCGCCTGGCCGGCGCGCGAGCGGCTGGAGCGGCTGGGGTTGGGAAACATCCACTTCCGGGTTGGCGACGGGACGGCGGGCTGGCCGGAGGAGGCTCCCTTCGATGCCATCCTGGGCACCGCGGCCCCCGAGCGTCTGCCTCCCGCGCTCTATGAGCAGCTGCGCCCGGGAGGCCGCCTGCTCCTACCGGTGGGCGCGCGCACCGGCCATCAGGAGCTCATCCGCGTGACGAAGCCGCTCGAGGGGGGTGCTCCCCAGGTGGAGGCGCTGCTGGCGGTGCGCTTCGTTCCGATGACGAGCTCGCTCCCGGAGACCCTTCCCCACTGA
- a CDS encoding cyclic nucleotide-binding domain-containing protein encodes MSEPLDPPSSGPDEALSDYAVLARRWVQQGWLMRAIALCKIILRLEPDHTPTRRLLSELDARRLDPFAIPAGPAVPMPSNLERELPVGASERKPASASLLARLGRWEFQTVLESLELRDFHAGELLVEEGTAGDSLFAIVEGSVEVLRTLKSGRRRTVALLGEGDFFGEMSLLSHVPRVASVRAFERTAVLELKRERLERIAQRHPSVEEVLRGYQRERLLDNVLRANSLFRLLSSAQLEALSHEFQLRAMPAGSILLQQGQPVDSLYLLLQGQCQAVHQHPEHGEQVLRTLEEGDMFGEIALLLGFSATATVRANTPCMLLRLDHAICEQHLLEQPEVRDALSRLGTERLLHTASFLWDPLSATPVRRS; translated from the coding sequence ATGTCCGAACCACTCGACCCGCCGTCCTCTGGGCCGGATGAGGCCCTCTCGGACTATGCCGTGCTGGCGCGGCGCTGGGTCCAGCAGGGCTGGCTGATGCGCGCCATCGCCCTGTGCAAGATCATCCTCCGGCTCGAACCGGATCACACGCCGACGCGCCGGCTGCTGTCGGAACTCGATGCCCGGCGCCTGGATCCCTTCGCCATCCCCGCGGGCCCCGCCGTGCCGATGCCCTCCAACCTGGAGCGCGAGCTGCCCGTGGGCGCCTCCGAGCGCAAGCCCGCCTCCGCCTCGCTGCTGGCCCGGCTCGGCCGGTGGGAGTTCCAGACGGTGCTCGAGTCCCTGGAGCTGAGGGACTTCCATGCCGGGGAGCTGCTCGTGGAGGAGGGCACCGCGGGGGACTCGTTGTTCGCCATCGTGGAGGGGAGCGTGGAGGTGCTGCGCACGCTGAAGTCGGGCCGGCGGCGCACCGTGGCCCTGCTGGGCGAGGGGGACTTCTTCGGGGAGATGTCGCTCTTGTCCCACGTGCCGCGCGTCGCGAGCGTCAGGGCCTTCGAGCGCACGGCCGTCCTGGAGCTCAAGCGCGAGCGCCTGGAGCGGATCGCCCAGCGCCATCCGTCCGTGGAGGAGGTGCTGCGCGGCTACCAGCGCGAGCGCCTGCTCGACAACGTGCTGCGCGCCAACTCCCTCTTCCGGCTGCTGTCGAGCGCGCAGCTGGAGGCCCTGTCCCACGAATTCCAGCTCCGGGCCATGCCCGCGGGCTCGATCCTGTTGCAGCAGGGGCAGCCCGTGGACTCGCTGTACCTGCTGCTCCAGGGCCAGTGCCAGGCGGTGCACCAGCACCCGGAGCACGGCGAGCAGGTGCTGCGCACGCTGGAGGAGGGGGACATGTTCGGGGAGATCGCCCTGCTGCTCGGCTTTTCCGCCACCGCCACCGTCCGCGCGAACACGCCCTGCATGCTGCTGCGGCTGGATCATGCCATCTGCGAGCAGCACCTGCTCGAGCAGCCCGAGGTGCGCGATGCGCTCTCGCGCCTGGGCACGGAGCGCCTGCTGCACACCGCCAGCTTCTTGTGGGATCCTCTGTCGGCCACGCCCGTGCGGCGCTCCTGA
- a CDS encoding trypsin-like serine peptidase, translated as MFKRRYLGLAAVGLLTACGAQPEVDESLSTDTLASSKSTVIVGSVDWKSTTSLTGTQATRANAVGYLSIPAVGSRCTAWLVADDVIITNNHCIGSASQAAGAKASFNYIDGVASGSRIYYDCSTFIKTWSNLDMTALRCAALNGQKPGAVYGKLTVSSTNAATNASIYVIHQNCDYNTTSGCAPTKKFSPGTVLNANYSSTDASYNADTLGGSSGSPVLSTSTNQVIALHHYGFGGDSSGRGTHNSGVRATLIKSALAEIGL; from the coding sequence ATGTTCAAGCGTCGGTACCTCGGTCTCGCGGCGGTGGGTCTGTTGACGGCGTGCGGTGCTCAGCCGGAAGTGGATGAGAGCCTTTCCACGGACACGCTGGCCTCCAGCAAGTCCACGGTCATCGTGGGCAGCGTGGATTGGAAGAGCACCACGTCGCTGACCGGGACGCAGGCCACCCGGGCCAACGCGGTGGGATATCTGTCCATCCCCGCGGTGGGCTCGCGCTGCACGGCGTGGCTGGTGGCGGATGACGTGATCATCACCAACAACCACTGCATCGGCAGCGCCTCCCAGGCCGCGGGCGCCAAGGCGTCCTTCAACTATATCGACGGCGTCGCCTCCGGCTCGCGCATCTATTACGACTGCTCCACCTTCATCAAGACGTGGAGCAACCTGGACATGACGGCGCTGCGCTGCGCGGCGCTCAATGGCCAGAAGCCGGGCGCGGTGTACGGCAAGCTGACCGTCTCCAGCACCAACGCGGCCACCAACGCCAGCATCTACGTCATCCACCAGAACTGCGATTACAACACCACGTCCGGCTGCGCCCCGACGAAGAAGTTCTCGCCGGGCACCGTCCTGAACGCCAACTACAGCTCCACGGACGCGTCGTACAACGCGGACACGCTGGGTGGCTCCTCGGGCTCGCCGGTGCTCTCCACCTCGACCAACCAGGTCATCGCGCTGCACCACTACGGCTTCGGTGGTGACTCGTCCGGCCGCGGCACGCACAACAGCGGCGTGCGCGCCACGCTCATCAAGTCGGCGCTGGCCGAGATCGGTCTGTGA
- a CDS encoding competence/damage-inducible protein A, whose translation MASSGAAAIIIGNEVLTAKVVDANGPHLIQRLREVGVALRSLEIVPDEVDAIVDAVARARLRAKYVFTSGGIGPTHDDVTVRAVALAMGRQVVRLPEMVELISQMSRERGQEQVLPETLRLADAPEGAVLLAHPGLGFPVLMVEDVFLLPGVPQLFRSQLEAVLSRLSGSPVYLRVLYLGVGESAVAGVLDRVALDMPHVSIGSYPMFDPSLDYQVKVTVESGERDSVEEALARLQEGLPTGSVLRTG comes from the coding sequence ATGGCTTCCTCGGGCGCTGCGGCGATCATCATCGGCAACGAAGTCCTCACGGCGAAGGTGGTGGACGCCAATGGTCCCCACCTCATCCAGCGGTTGCGCGAGGTGGGCGTTGCCCTGCGCTCGCTGGAGATCGTCCCCGACGAAGTGGACGCCATCGTGGACGCGGTGGCCCGGGCCCGCCTGAGGGCGAAGTACGTCTTCACCAGCGGTGGCATCGGCCCCACACACGACGACGTGACGGTGCGTGCGGTGGCGCTGGCCATGGGCCGTCAGGTGGTGCGGCTGCCCGAGATGGTGGAACTCATCAGCCAGATGAGCCGGGAGCGGGGTCAGGAGCAGGTGCTGCCCGAGACGCTGCGGCTGGCGGATGCCCCCGAGGGCGCGGTGCTCCTCGCGCATCCGGGCCTCGGGTTCCCGGTGCTCATGGTGGAGGACGTGTTCCTCCTGCCCGGTGTGCCGCAGCTCTTCCGCTCGCAGCTCGAGGCGGTGCTCTCGCGGCTCAGTGGTTCGCCCGTGTACCTGCGCGTGTTGTACCTGGGCGTGGGCGAGAGCGCGGTGGCGGGCGTGTTGGATCGTGTGGCATTGGACATGCCCCATGTGTCCATCGGCTCGTACCCGATGTTCGATCCTTCACTGGACTATCAGGTGAAGGTGACGGTGGAGAGCGGGGAGCGTGACTCGGTGGAGGAGGCCCTCGCCCGGCTCCAGGAGGGTCTTCCCACGGGCTCGGTTCTGCGCACCGGGTAG
- a CDS encoding amino acid permease produces the protein MRSLFQRKQIADPSEAPSGGLRRVLGTGDLVMLSIGAVIGAGIFSTLGTAAAGEVMPDGEVIRHGAGPALTVSFLLLGVVCALAALCYAELASMIPQAGSAYAYSYATLGEIIAWIIGWDLILEYAVGNVAVAIAWAGYFNSLISPWVQIPGWLTHGYFNVHASSDPAIRALLDTAPRAFGLPVLVNLPAFLIILLITWLLVIGVKESTRVNNAMVVVKLVVLAIFVGVGAAHINPAHYTPFAPNGFTGIHQAAAIVFFAYIGFDAISTAAEETKDPQRTMPRGILLGLGVCTVIYVIVGAVATGLIPYLQLRAADPLAHAFQVAGLTKFSWLISLGAVVSMSAVILVFQYGQPRIFYAMARDGLLPPWAARVHPKYRTPHITTIITGVLVALGALVADDAATYDLTNIGTLSAFLMVCLGVPMLRLKDPSRHRPFKVPFVWPVSLGGAAACLFVMKGLPVHAWERFGIWLAIGLVIYFVYGYRYSVLRHGRAPVELEGPGPTKPPDAA, from the coding sequence ATGCGTTCTCTCTTCCAGCGCAAGCAGATCGCCGACCCCTCCGAGGCGCCTTCCGGAGGCCTCAGGCGCGTGCTCGGCACGGGCGATCTCGTCATGCTCTCCATCGGGGCGGTCATCGGCGCGGGCATCTTCTCCACGCTCGGCACCGCGGCGGCGGGCGAGGTGATGCCGGATGGAGAGGTCATCCGCCATGGCGCCGGACCCGCGCTCACCGTCTCCTTCCTGCTGCTCGGCGTGGTGTGTGCCCTCGCGGCGCTGTGCTACGCGGAGCTCGCGTCGATGATTCCCCAGGCCGGCAGCGCCTACGCCTACTCCTACGCGACCCTGGGGGAGATCATCGCGTGGATCATCGGGTGGGATCTGATCCTCGAGTACGCGGTGGGCAACGTGGCGGTGGCGATCGCCTGGGCGGGCTACTTCAACTCGCTCATCTCCCCCTGGGTGCAGATTCCCGGCTGGCTGACCCACGGCTACTTCAACGTGCACGCGAGCTCGGATCCCGCCATCCGGGCCCTGTTGGACACCGCGCCCCGGGCGTTCGGCCTTCCGGTGCTGGTGAACCTGCCCGCCTTCCTCATCATCCTGCTCATCACCTGGCTGCTGGTCATCGGAGTGAAGGAGAGCACCCGGGTCAACAACGCCATGGTGGTGGTGAAACTGGTGGTGCTCGCCATCTTCGTGGGCGTGGGCGCGGCGCACATCAACCCGGCCCACTACACGCCCTTCGCGCCCAATGGCTTCACCGGCATCCATCAGGCGGCGGCCATCGTCTTCTTCGCCTACATCGGCTTCGACGCCATCTCCACGGCGGCCGAGGAGACGAAGGATCCCCAGCGCACCATGCCCCGCGGCATCCTCCTGGGCCTGGGCGTATGCACGGTCATCTACGTCATCGTCGGAGCCGTGGCCACGGGCCTCATCCCCTACCTGCAGCTCCGGGCCGCGGATCCCCTGGCCCATGCCTTCCAGGTGGCGGGACTGACGAAGTTCAGCTGGCTCATCTCCCTGGGCGCCGTGGTGTCCATGTCCGCGGTGATCCTCGTCTTCCAGTATGGCCAGCCGCGCATCTTCTACGCCATGGCGCGCGACGGGCTGCTGCCCCCCTGGGCCGCCCGGGTGCACCCCAAGTACCGCACCCCCCACATCACCACGATCATCACCGGCGTGTTGGTGGCACTCGGCGCGCTGGTGGCCGATGACGCCGCCACCTATGACTTGACGAACATCGGCACCCTGTCCGCCTTCCTGATGGTGTGCCTGGGCGTGCCCATGCTGCGCCTGAAGGATCCCTCGCGGCACCGGCCCTTCAAGGTGCCCTTCGTGTGGCCGGTGTCGCTCGGGGGCGCCGCCGCCTGCCTGTTCGTGATGAAGGGCCTGCCCGTGCACGCCTGGGAGCGCTTCGGCATCTGGCTCGCCATCGGGCTCGTCATCTACTTCGTCTATGGCTACCGCTACTCCGTGCTCCGCCATGGCCGTGCCCCCGTGGAACTGGAGGGCCCGGGCCCGACGAAGCCGCCGGACGCGGCGTAG
- the asnS gene encoding asparagine--tRNA ligase, producing MQVVSVKKALDGSVAPDTKVEVRGWVRTRRDSKAGISFVNVSDGSTFDPIQVVAPNSLSNYEADVLRLTAGCSVVCRGTLVKSQGKGQSFEVQADEVRVLGFVDDPDTYPIQPKQHSLEFLREVAHLRPRTNTFGAITRVRHTAAQAIHRFFHEEGFFWVNTPIITASDAEGAGQMFRVSTLDAVNPPRTDTGKIDWSKDFFGKEAYLTVSGQLNVEAYCLALSKVYTFGPTFRAENSNTTRHLAEFWMIEPEIAFADLNDDANLAERFLKYVFQAVLTECAPDMKFFEERQQKGVTERLEKFIQSSFERIDYTDAIEILKKAKKKFEYAPEWGNDLQTEHERYLAEEHVGRPVVVMNYPEQIKAFYMRMNDDGKTVAAMDVLAPGIGEIIGGSQREERLDRLDERMKKFGLHPEGYQWFRDLRRYGSVPHAGFGLGFERLIVYMCGLQNIRDAIPYPRVPGWAQF from the coding sequence ATGCAGGTGGTCAGTGTGAAGAAGGCGCTGGATGGCTCGGTGGCGCCGGACACGAAGGTCGAGGTGCGGGGCTGGGTGCGTACCCGCCGGGACTCGAAGGCGGGCATCAGCTTCGTCAACGTGAGTGACGGCTCCACCTTCGATCCCATCCAGGTGGTGGCGCCCAACTCGCTGTCCAACTACGAGGCGGACGTGCTGCGGCTCACCGCGGGCTGCTCCGTCGTCTGCCGCGGCACGCTCGTGAAGAGCCAGGGCAAGGGCCAGTCCTTCGAGGTGCAGGCCGACGAGGTGCGGGTGCTCGGCTTCGTGGACGATCCGGACACCTATCCCATCCAGCCCAAGCAGCACTCGCTGGAGTTCCTCCGGGAAGTGGCCCACCTGCGTCCGCGCACCAACACGTTCGGCGCCATCACCCGCGTGCGCCACACCGCGGCCCAGGCCATCCACCGCTTCTTCCACGAGGAGGGCTTCTTCTGGGTGAACACCCCCATCATCACCGCGAGCGACGCCGAGGGCGCCGGACAGATGTTCCGCGTGTCCACGCTCGACGCGGTGAATCCTCCGCGCACGGACACGGGGAAGATCGACTGGAGCAAGGACTTCTTCGGCAAGGAGGCCTACCTCACCGTCTCCGGCCAGCTCAACGTGGAGGCGTACTGCCTGGCGCTGTCCAAGGTGTACACGTTCGGCCCCACGTTCCGCGCGGAGAACTCCAACACCACCCGGCACCTGGCCGAGTTCTGGATGATCGAGCCGGAGATCGCCTTCGCGGACCTCAACGACGACGCGAACCTGGCCGAGCGCTTCCTCAAGTATGTCTTCCAGGCGGTGCTCACCGAGTGCGCCCCGGACATGAAGTTCTTCGAGGAGCGCCAGCAGAAGGGCGTCACCGAGCGCCTGGAGAAGTTCATCCAGTCGAGCTTCGAGCGCATCGACTACACGGATGCGATCGAGATCCTCAAGAAGGCCAAGAAGAAGTTCGAGTACGCGCCCGAGTGGGGCAATGACTTGCAGACCGAGCACGAGCGCTACCTCGCCGAGGAGCACGTGGGCCGGCCCGTGGTGGTGATGAACTACCCGGAGCAGATCAAGGCCTTCTACATGCGCATGAACGACGACGGGAAGACCGTGGCGGCCATGGACGTGCTGGCCCCGGGCATCGGGGAAATCATCGGCGGCAGCCAGCGCGAGGAGCGCCTGGACCGGCTCGACGAGCGCATGAAGAAGTTCGGCCTGCACCCCGAGGGCTACCAGTGGTTCCGCGATCTGCGGCGCTACGGCTCGGTGCCGCACGCGGGCTTCGGGCTCGGGTTCGAGCGGCTCATCGTCTACATGTGCGGCCTGCAGAACATCCGCGACGCCATTCCCTACCCGCGCGTGCCGGGCTGGGCGCAGTTCTGA
- a CDS encoding 1,4-dihydroxy-2-naphthoyl-CoA synthase: MTVSALFNPARWREVDGFKFEDITYHRAVDQGTVRIAFNRPEVRNAFRPKTVDELYTALEHARTSTDVGCVLITGNGPSPKDGGWAFCSGGDQRIRGKDGYKYEGDQAGKPDPGRLGRLHILEVQRLIRFMPKVVIAVVPGWAVGGGHSLHVVCDLTLASREHAIFKQTDPDVASFDSGYGSALLARQVGQKKAREIFFLGLNYTADQAAAMGMVNASVPHAQLEEVALEWAALINSKSPTAMRMLKYGFNLPDDGLVGQQLFAGEATRLAYGTEEAQEGRDAFLEKRDQDYKRFPWHY, translated from the coding sequence ATGACCGTTTCCGCCCTCTTCAACCCCGCGCGTTGGCGCGAGGTCGACGGCTTCAAGTTCGAGGACATCACCTACCACCGCGCCGTGGATCAGGGCACGGTGCGCATCGCCTTCAATCGCCCCGAGGTGCGCAACGCCTTCCGGCCCAAGACGGTGGACGAGCTGTACACGGCGCTCGAGCACGCGCGCACGAGCACCGACGTGGGCTGCGTGCTGATCACGGGCAATGGCCCCTCGCCCAAGGACGGCGGCTGGGCGTTCTGCTCGGGCGGAGATCAGCGCATCCGCGGCAAGGACGGCTACAAGTACGAGGGCGATCAGGCGGGCAAGCCGGATCCGGGCCGGCTCGGCCGGCTGCACATCCTCGAGGTGCAGCGGCTCATCCGCTTCATGCCCAAGGTGGTCATCGCCGTGGTGCCCGGCTGGGCGGTGGGCGGCGGGCACAGCCTGCACGTGGTGTGTGACTTGACGCTCGCCAGCCGCGAGCACGCCATCTTCAAGCAGACGGACCCGGACGTGGCGAGCTTCGACAGCGGCTACGGCTCGGCGCTGCTCGCGCGGCAGGTGGGCCAGAAGAAGGCGCGGGAGATCTTCTTCCTCGGGCTCAACTACACGGCGGATCAGGCCGCCGCCATGGGCATGGTGAACGCGTCGGTGCCCCACGCGCAGCTCGAGGAGGTGGCGCTGGAGTGGGCGGCCCTCATCAACTCCAAGAGCCCCACGGCGATGCGCATGCTCAAGTATGGCTTCAACCTGCCGGATGACGGCCTCGTGGGGCAGCAGCTCTTCGCGGGCGAGGCCACGCGGCTCGCCTACGGCACCGAGGAGGCCCAGGAGGGCCGCGACGCCTTCCTGGAGAAGCGCGACCAGGACTACAAGCGCTTTCCCTGGCATTACTGA
- the thrC gene encoding threonine synthase, with protein sequence MSTSDFQASYACSEGCGYRASLLEVVYRCPKCDGLLEVAHDVEALRSVPAEEWKRRFAQRFGSSRLPYASGVWGKHEWVYPQLPAGDIVSLGEGRVPLKPLPRMAAELGLASLDLKECGVSPTGSFKDWGMTVLVSAVKHMRARGVPIRAVACASTGDTSAALSAYCAAAGIPSVVFLPRNKVSLSQLVQPVANGARVLSLDTDFDGCMKLVQQVTRDAGLYLANSMNSLRIEGQKVVAIELCQDLDWEPPDWVVIPGGNLGNASALGKGFELMLSLGLISKRPRIAVAQAQRANPLVRSFRGGFAELVPMQAERTLASAIQIGNPVSFRRAVRILKAFNGVVEEATESELANAAARADREGTFTCPHTGVALGALEKLVAQGVIARGSRVAVVSTAHGLKFPDFKVGYHQGSLADVASRFSNPPIDLPANLEAVRGALSDL encoded by the coding sequence ATGAGCACGTCTGATTTCCAGGCCTCGTATGCGTGCAGCGAGGGGTGCGGCTATCGCGCCTCCCTGCTCGAGGTCGTCTACCGCTGCCCGAAGTGCGACGGCCTGCTGGAGGTGGCGCACGACGTGGAGGCGCTGCGCTCGGTGCCCGCGGAGGAGTGGAAGCGGCGCTTCGCGCAGCGCTTCGGGTCCTCGCGGCTGCCGTACGCCTCGGGCGTGTGGGGCAAGCACGAGTGGGTGTATCCCCAGCTTCCCGCGGGGGACATCGTCTCGCTCGGAGAGGGCAGGGTGCCGCTCAAGCCGCTGCCGCGCATGGCGGCGGAGCTGGGGCTGGCGAGCCTGGACTTGAAGGAGTGCGGCGTGTCGCCCACGGGCAGCTTCAAGGACTGGGGCATGACGGTCCTGGTGTCCGCGGTGAAGCACATGCGCGCCCGGGGCGTGCCCATCCGCGCGGTGGCGTGCGCGTCCACGGGAGACACCTCGGCGGCGCTGTCCGCCTACTGCGCGGCGGCGGGCATCCCCTCGGTCGTGTTCCTGCCCAGGAACAAGGTGTCCCTGTCCCAGCTCGTGCAGCCGGTGGCCAACGGGGCGCGGGTGCTGTCGCTCGACACGGACTTCGACGGCTGCATGAAGCTGGTGCAGCAGGTGACGCGCGACGCGGGCCTGTACCTGGCCAACTCCATGAACTCGCTGCGCATCGAGGGCCAGAAGGTGGTGGCCATCGAGTTGTGCCAGGACCTGGACTGGGAGCCGCCGGACTGGGTGGTGATTCCGGGCGGCAACCTGGGCAACGCGAGCGCCCTGGGCAAGGGCTTCGAGTTGATGCTCTCGCTGGGTCTCATCTCCAAGCGGCCGAGGATCGCCGTGGCCCAGGCCCAGCGCGCCAACCCCCTGGTGCGCTCCTTCCGGGGAGGCTTCGCGGAGCTGGTGCCCATGCAGGCCGAGCGCACGCTCGCCTCGGCCATCCAGATTGGCAACCCCGTGTCCTTCCGGCGCGCGGTGCGCATCCTCAAGGCCTTCAACGGCGTGGTGGAGGAGGCGACCGAGTCCGAGCTGGCCAACGCCGCGGCCCGGGCGGACCGCGAGGGCACCTTCACCTGTCCGCACACGGGCGTGGCGCTCGGCGCGCTGGAGAAGCTCGTGGCGCAGGGAGTCATCGCCCGGGGCTCGCGCGTGGCCGTGGTGTCCACGGCGCATGGCTTGAAGTTCCCGGACTTCAAGGTGGGCTACCACCAGGGCTCCCTGGCGGATGTGGCCAGCCGGTTCTCCAACCCGCCCATCGATCTGCCCGCGAACCTGGAGGCCGTCCGCGGCGCCCTGTCCGATTTGTAG
- a CDS encoding methyltransferase, translating into MDDRLTADTALRRVRRGEYLLYTGDFHNAKQLVGAMARRLPDPPQARSPLDAFRAERRARQLEHETLSRIVVALDRDYRLQVKRAPDVAEACRQVWGEPDADTTHVSLKTLLGMLGAAEWRRKGLEVPGLAGRLHPHYGVYLPTRTDYVELFLSVTDVKGKRVFDVGTGTGVLSFLLLQRGAASVTATDCDSRAVACARENAERLGLSKRFEVLEGDLFPPGKADLVVSNPPWIPEPPKNRVDRAVFDEDNRFLLGFLDGLAEHLNPGGEGLLVLSDLAVLLGLRAPEWLDEQFSRRGLRVKWKRSTPARHSKAKDRSDPLHAARSREITTLYGLVPGT; encoded by the coding sequence GTGGATGATCGCCTCACCGCGGACACGGCCTTGCGGCGGGTGCGGCGAGGCGAATACCTGCTGTACACGGGGGACTTCCACAACGCGAAGCAGCTCGTGGGCGCCATGGCCCGCCGCCTTCCCGACCCACCCCAGGCCCGCTCTCCCCTGGACGCCTTCCGCGCCGAGCGCCGGGCGCGGCAGCTCGAACACGAGACCCTGTCGCGCATCGTGGTGGCGCTCGACCGCGACTATCGGCTCCAGGTCAAACGCGCGCCCGACGTCGCCGAGGCGTGCCGCCAGGTGTGGGGCGAGCCCGACGCCGACACGACGCACGTGTCCCTCAAGACGCTGCTAGGCATGCTCGGAGCCGCGGAGTGGCGGCGCAAGGGGCTGGAGGTGCCGGGGCTGGCGGGCCGGCTGCATCCCCACTACGGCGTCTACCTGCCCACGCGCACCGACTACGTGGAGCTGTTCCTGTCCGTCACCGACGTGAAGGGCAAGCGGGTGTTCGACGTGGGCACGGGCACCGGGGTGCTGTCCTTCCTGCTGCTGCAGCGCGGCGCGGCCTCGGTGACCGCGACCGATTGCGATTCACGCGCCGTGGCGTGCGCCCGGGAGAACGCCGAGCGGCTCGGCCTGTCCAAGCGCTTCGAGGTGCTCGAGGGGGACCTGTTTCCGCCCGGCAAGGCGGACCTCGTCGTGAGCAACCCCCCGTGGATTCCCGAGCCCCCGAAGAACCGGGTGGACCGGGCGGTGTTCGACGAGGACAACCGCTTCCTCCTGGGCTTCCTCGACGGGCTGGCCGAGCACCTGAACCCCGGAGGCGAGGGGCTGCTGGTGCTCTCGGATCTCGCGGTGCTGCTGGGCCTGCGCGCCCCGGAATGGCTCGACGAGCAGTTCTCTCGGCGGGGGCTGCGCGTGAAGTGGAAGCGATCCACCCCGGCGCGCCACTCCAAGGCGAAGGACCGGAGCGATCCGCTCCACGCGGCGCGCTCGCGTGAAATCACCACGCTGTATGGGCTGGTGCCCGGAACCTAG